The proteins below are encoded in one region of Pelagibacterium flavum:
- a CDS encoding rod-binding protein: MAIALNSAYQSLPGYANLREKASELEGVFLNTLVSEMFKGLETDSMFGGGYAEETWRGMMSEQYAAEMAQAGGIGIADQMVAALIEMQAAQSTAPQLSSMGAYR; encoded by the coding sequence ATGGCCATCGCCCTCAACTCTGCCTACCAGTCCCTGCCCGGCTACGCCAATCTGCGCGAAAAGGCCAGCGAGCTCGAAGGCGTGTTTCTCAACACCCTGGTCTCGGAAATGTTCAAGGGACTGGAAACCGACTCCATGTTCGGCGGCGGTTACGCCGAGGAAACCTGGCGCGGCATGATGAGCGAACAATACGCGGCCGAAATGGCCCAGGCGGGTGGCATCGGCATTGCCGACCAGATGGTCGCCGCCCTTATCGAAATGCAGGCAGCACAAAGCACCGCGCCTCAACTGTCATCCATGGGAGCTTACCGATAA